A genomic region of Bacillota bacterium contains the following coding sequences:
- a CDS encoding DUF4364 family protein, with protein sequence MSRFGNNKELAANKLILLYIIDKLNMPVSNLQITKLIMENGLMNYFFLQQFLNELCDDNLLSSEVVDNKTFYTITGTGKNTLKYLDYLIPINVKNRIDNTIKTVRKKIRNETSITAEFIPESENKYMVNCSVREDDFTLIELKVAVGNRNDARSICDNWKNYSQHIYSEIIESLTKKRD encoded by the coding sequence ATGAGTCGGTTCGGCAATAATAAAGAATTGGCGGCAAACAAATTAATATTGCTATATATTATAGATAAATTAAATATGCCTGTGAGTAATCTTCAAATTACAAAGCTTATAATGGAAAATGGTTTAATGAACTATTTTTTTCTTCAGCAATTTTTAAATGAATTGTGTGATGATAATTTGCTCTCCAGCGAAGTTGTAGATAATAAAACTTTTTACACAATTACTGGTACAGGTAAAAATACGCTTAAATACTTAGATTATCTCATTCCGATAAATGTAAAGAATAGAATTGACAATACAATAAAAACCGTTAGAAAAAAGATCAGGAATGAAACATCAATAACAGCAGAATTCATTCCTGAAAGTGAAAATAAATATATGGTTAATTGTTCGGTACGTGAGGATGATTTCACCTTAATAGAGCTTAAAGTAGCTGTTGGCAATAGAAATGATGCCCGCAGTATCTGTGATAACTGGAAAAACTATTCTCAA